The following are from one region of the Gammaproteobacteria bacterium genome:
- a CDS encoding MMPL family transporter, giving the protein MSDRPALTIVLTLLIATLLGTGIFRLEVTTDLRVYFSADNPQLAALEELEEKYRRNDSVFFLVKAEKSVYEPACLQLIYDLTEAAWQLPYAFRASSLSNYQYSRGDEHTITTRAIIEDPAEISALAADIPAIVAAEPALRDALVAADGSVTGVVALLALPAGRDHAVNEAVSAAREQVAATDAGPCGEIQLAGSATNSVALGEAVRDDLSSLVVLTYLVITLGLLALLRNLWATGLIMMVITLTVVATMGLFGWLGYTLSPTAGFVPSIVLTIAVADCVHIVSNYLIEIHRGHNREDAIAESLRINLGPVFMTSITTAIGVLSLNFSDSPPYRDLGNMVACGVVIAFFLSLTLLPAAIRLAPVPRGTQLFFSGRPAAILADWIIAHRRALLLIGSMVLVTAAAFIPRNELTENWHEYFTEHYEIRRTIDLIDARLGGIHRIYYDLETGQPDGITDAAFVQQLDAFAGWLEQQPGVTHTAGLHTTLKLLNRALQGNRDDQYRLPATRAEIAQFLLLYELSLPQGESIDNLIDQDRSATRLTVAIGKRDSEQLLELDRRATAWLATNAPQLQARPGTGLDLIFAHITHRNIRGLLVGTAVALAAISLLMIVALQSVRLGLISLLPNLAPATLAYGLWGMTAGYIDLALSVVICMSLGIVVDDTVHFMSKYRRARRELALDPAGGVRYAFRVVGMALVITSVVLFAGFGLLLFSDFTPTRETGMLLAITIGLALLVDFLLLPPLLLLADRKGSGSAGAGSDRDYS; this is encoded by the coding sequence CCTGGTAAAAGCAGAAAAATCCGTATACGAACCTGCCTGTCTGCAGCTGATCTACGACCTGACTGAGGCGGCGTGGCAATTACCGTACGCGTTTCGCGCATCGTCTCTGAGCAACTACCAGTACAGCCGCGGGGATGAACACACGATCACCACGCGGGCAATCATCGAAGACCCCGCTGAAATTTCGGCACTGGCGGCCGACATTCCTGCAATTGTTGCGGCCGAGCCGGCACTGCGTGATGCGCTGGTGGCGGCCGATGGTTCGGTAACCGGTGTTGTTGCCTTGCTGGCACTGCCTGCCGGTCGTGATCACGCCGTCAACGAGGCGGTCTCCGCTGCCCGTGAGCAGGTCGCAGCTACTGATGCCGGGCCGTGTGGCGAAATACAGCTTGCCGGCTCGGCGACCAACAGCGTTGCCCTCGGTGAAGCAGTACGCGATGACCTGTCGTCACTGGTCGTCCTCACCTATCTCGTTATCACCCTTGGATTACTGGCACTACTGCGAAACCTGTGGGCCACCGGGCTGATCATGATGGTCATTACCCTGACCGTAGTCGCTACGATGGGGCTGTTTGGCTGGCTCGGGTACACGTTATCGCCCACAGCCGGTTTTGTGCCCAGCATCGTGCTGACTATTGCGGTAGCGGATTGTGTGCACATCGTCTCGAATTACCTGATCGAAATTCATCGCGGCCATAATCGCGAGGACGCCATCGCCGAATCGCTGCGCATAAACCTGGGGCCGGTCTTCATGACCTCCATTACCACCGCCATTGGCGTACTGAGCCTCAACTTCAGTGACTCACCTCCTTATCGCGACCTTGGCAACATGGTCGCCTGCGGTGTGGTAATCGCTTTTTTCCTTTCCCTCACTCTGCTTCCGGCAGCGATCCGGCTGGCGCCAGTACCGCGTGGCACCCAGCTGTTTTTCAGTGGCCGGCCGGCCGCGATACTGGCCGACTGGATCATTGCCCATCGCCGGGCACTGCTGCTGATTGGCAGCATGGTTCTTGTCACCGCTGCCGCATTCATCCCGCGCAATGAGCTGACTGAAAACTGGCACGAGTACTTTACCGAGCACTACGAAATCCGCCGCACCATCGATCTGATCGACGCCCGCCTCGGCGGCATCCATCGTATCTACTATGACCTCGAGACAGGACAGCCGGATGGCATTACCGACGCGGCATTCGTGCAGCAACTCGATGCTTTTGCCGGTTGGCTGGAGCAACAACCGGGGGTTACACACACGGCGGGGCTGCATACAACACTCAAGTTGCTGAACCGGGCGCTGCAAGGTAACCGGGATGACCAGTACCGGCTGCCGGCTACGCGCGCGGAAATCGCCCAGTTCCTGCTGCTGTATGAGCTGTCGCTGCCGCAGGGTGAGAGTATCGACAACCTGATAGACCAGGATCGCTCGGCAACGCGACTGACCGTGGCCATTGGCAAGAGAGACTCTGAGCAGTTGCTGGAGCTCGACCGCCGTGCAACTGCCTGGCTGGCCACCAACGCACCGCAATTGCAGGCACGGCCAGGTACCGGTCTGGACCTGATCTTCGCCCACATCACGCATCGCAATATCCGTGGCCTGCTGGTCGGCACTGCGGTGGCGCTTGCAGCGATCTCGCTGCTGATGATTGTGGCGCTGCAATCGGTGCGGCTGGGTCTGATCAGCCTGTTGCCAAACCTGGCTCCGGCCACGCTCGCCTACGGCCTGTGGGGGATGACGGCCGGGTACATCGACCTCGCGCTGTCAGTAGTTATCTGCATGAGCCTGGGAATTGTCGTGGATGACACCGTGCATTTCATGTCGAAGTACAGGCGCGCACGCCGTGAACTCGCGCTGGACCCTGCCGGCGGCGTGCGTTATGCATTCCGCGTAGTGGGCATGGCGCTGGTCATTACATCGGTTGTTCTTTTTGCCGGCTTCGGCCTGCTGCTGTTTTCGGACTTCACGCCAACGCGGGAAACCGGGATGCTTCTGGCAATTACGATTGGCCTTGCACTGCTGGTGGACTTCCTGCTGTTGCCGCCGCTATTGCTGCTGGCGGACCGCAAGGGGTCGGGGTCGGCGGGGGCGGGGTCAGACCGAGATTATTCGTG